Proteins encoded together in one Marispirochaeta sp. window:
- a CDS encoding PLP-dependent aminotransferase family protein — MVRNHSTRSFLYEQIADRISGAIDTGMIPYGEKLPSLRRMSTRYNCSVSVVMQAYQELERLGKASSVERSGFFATFPLTGQVPEPENERYSLKREEAKPVSIIGKIVEASNDSAILPLGAGIPDASLLPAGNLRQSINRVMRERPGILREYSNEAGSAGLRVQIARRMLDKGVGVTGEDILITNGCIEALSLALQVCTGPGDPVAIESPVFLGTIQLLNELGRTVVPIPTSAAEGMDLESLEKVLQRGDAKAVISTAVFQNPLGFVQPLEKRKRTVELALKYGIQIIEDDVYSDSSFDHEVFSPFKSFDTAGNVIYCASFSKTLGPGMRIGWLIGGKYHSRCKTLKTALSLGGSPLLQEGLADYLAGGGYHNHIKRLQTAIAGQARETKQLLLSVLPAGTAISDPKGGYYFWVELPGKIDSLQLFETALQEGISIVPGQAFSCGDRYKNCIRISYGSPVSEATRKGIRKLGRLIEKAQRM; from the coding sequence ATGGTCAGGAACCACTCCACCCGATCCTTTCTCTACGAGCAGATAGCCGACCGAATATCCGGCGCTATTGATACAGGCATGATACCTTACGGTGAAAAACTCCCCTCCCTGCGCCGAATGAGTACCCGCTATAATTGTTCTGTATCAGTGGTCATGCAGGCCTACCAGGAACTGGAACGACTGGGAAAAGCCAGTTCCGTTGAGAGATCGGGATTTTTTGCGACCTTTCCCCTTACGGGTCAGGTGCCGGAACCGGAAAACGAAAGATACTCTTTAAAGCGGGAAGAGGCGAAACCGGTTAGCATCATCGGGAAGATTGTGGAAGCGAGTAACGACAGCGCGATCCTGCCCCTGGGCGCAGGGATTCCTGACGCAAGCCTGCTGCCTGCAGGGAACCTCAGACAATCTATAAACCGGGTCATGCGGGAGCGGCCCGGGATACTACGGGAATACAGTAACGAGGCAGGCAGCGCTGGTCTCCGCGTCCAGATAGCCCGCAGAATGCTGGACAAGGGTGTTGGAGTAACGGGGGAGGATATTCTTATAACCAACGGCTGTATAGAAGCCCTCAGCCTGGCTCTTCAGGTCTGTACCGGACCCGGTGATCCCGTGGCAATCGAAAGTCCTGTCTTTCTGGGGACCATTCAGCTTCTGAACGAACTTGGACGCACAGTGGTTCCCATACCAACCTCTGCAGCCGAAGGAATGGACCTGGAAAGCCTCGAAAAGGTGCTGCAGAGAGGCGATGCGAAAGCGGTAATTAGCACAGCAGTTTTTCAGAATCCCCTGGGCTTTGTTCAGCCCCTGGAAAAGAGAAAAAGAACCGTGGAACTGGCGCTGAAATACGGAATACAAATAATCGAGGACGATGTCTACAGTGACTCGTCTTTCGATCATGAGGTCTTTTCTCCCTTTAAAAGCTTCGATACCGCCGGAAACGTTATCTATTGCGCCTCCTTCTCCAAGACCCTGGGGCCGGGGATGAGAATAGGCTGGCTTATCGGCGGAAAATACCACAGCCGGTGCAAAACCCTGAAGACAGCCCTCAGCCTTGGGGGGAGTCCCCTGCTGCAGGAGGGGCTGGCGGATTATCTTGCAGGCGGAGGGTATCACAACCATATAAAAAGGCTGCAGACAGCTATTGCCGGACAGGCGCGGGAGACCAAGCAGCTATTATTAAGCGTTCTTCCTGCGGGGACCGCCATCAGCGATCCGAAAGGGGGGTACTATTTCTGGGTAGAACTGCCCGGAAAAATCGATTCTTTGCAGCTTTTTGAAACAGCCCTGCAGGAGGGAATCAGCATCGTACCCGGTCAGGCTTTCAGCTGCGGGGACCGCTATAAAAACTGCATCCGCATCAGCTATGGATCCCCGGTAAGCGAGGCCACCCGCAAAGGCATCCGGAAACTCGGCAGGCTCATTGAGAAAGCGCAAAGGATGTAG
- a CDS encoding YigZ family protein, with amino-acid sequence MFVPTRSRTAELEVKKSTFLSAAHPVSSEDEAKEIIRHTREEHPKSTHVVWAFVLGDENTRHLGMSDDGEPKGTAGKPALSTLQYSELTNILVTIVRYFGGTKLGTGGLVKAYTDAVKAVIDDMPRKRLVDETVLELKFGYHYYEGVKKVLAENKACIDSEDFGTAINLKLSVETERTGELRQALSDVTNGSVEIRA; translated from the coding sequence ATGTTCGTTCCGACCCGATCCCGCACAGCCGAACTGGAGGTAAAAAAATCCACATTCCTCTCCGCCGCTCATCCGGTCAGCTCCGAAGATGAGGCAAAGGAGATTATCCGGCACACAAGGGAGGAACACCCCAAGAGCACCCACGTGGTGTGGGCCTTCGTGCTGGGAGACGAAAACACCCGGCACCTGGGAATGTCCGACGATGGAGAACCCAAAGGAACCGCCGGCAAACCCGCCCTCTCGACCTTGCAGTACAGCGAACTGACGAATATCCTGGTGACCATTGTACGCTACTTCGGCGGTACCAAGCTGGGCACCGGCGGCCTGGTCAAGGCCTATACCGATGCCGTCAAGGCAGTTATCGACGACATGCCCCGTAAACGGCTGGTGGATGAGACTGTCCTGGAGCTGAAGTTCGGCTACCACTATTATGAGGGAGTAAAAAAGGTCCTGGCGGAAAATAAAGCCTGCATCGACTCCGAGGATTTCGGAACTGCGATAAACTTAAAGCTCAGCGTAGAAACCGAGCGCACCGGGGAGCTCAGACAGGCACTGAGTGACGTGACCAACGGGAGTGTTGAGATTAGAGCCTGA